GTCAGACTGGCAAGCTCGTCCTTTCCTGTTACATCCAGTCTTGCTGAAGCATCCCCTATTCCTCCTATATGGGAAACATTTTTACTCAAAACCTGCATTCTAGACAAAAAAACTTTTTCCAATAAAAATATTATTACCACACCAATGAACAACCCGCTCAAAAGCAATGCAATATTGAAAAACCTTATAGTTTCCTTTCCGTAATTGAATATTTCTCTATCTGTTCCTACACCCAGTACCAATATAGGTTTATCGTTAATATCCCTTAATATGGAATATCCATACACATGATTTGAATCTGCAGCTTTAATATACCGATGCTTCTCATCCTGAGGGTCACTTTCCAGATGGTTTTTAGCAGCGATAAAGTCCTCAGGCATCCGGCTATCGTTCAACCGGTACAGTTTTACAGACAGTTTTGTTATCTCCTCTATTTCCTTTATCTTTTCTGTATCGAGAAACTGTCCGGCAATAACAAGTCCCCTGACAGGCCCTTCTCCAGCGCTGGTAAGTATGGGCTGAGCAGTTATTGCTAAAGGTCTTCCCTCTAAAATCACAATTCCATTTATACCTTCTATTGAGGCTTTATTCAGAATTTCTCTATTCTCCAGAATATCTTCGTCAAGACCTTCGGGAAGAGGCATCTTTGTACCCTTATGCAAATCATATCCCTTTGAAAAAACCGTTTCACCTCTTGCATCCAAAAATGCAATAAAATTCAGCTTGAGCTCGCTAAACGTAGTATCTACCATATTGGATTTTATATATTCCTGGTTGTGATTCTCTATAAACGCATATGTATCGTCCCATTTTGCATAATCGCTCATTTTTGTTGAAAGCAGGTTTATCTCATTAAACAGGACTCCTTCCGCCTGTCCTACGCTCTTTTCAATATGCTGATTTTCCAGTATCAAGAAACCGTTCCTGACTATCAACTGAGAAGCCAGAACCAGAACAGCAATAAGGATAATAAGTGTCAATCCGATGATAATTATTGTTTTATTCCGAAGTTTCATTTTTTCCTCCGATACTTAATAACCAACTACAATTAGCACATCAAGCCTGGCAAAATGAAAAACAATATTAAAATTGAAGATAAGAATTCAGGAAGAATAAACTAAACAAAATAAAAGAAAAAATTCATTTTTAGATAAAGTAATATATGAAGAATTATAACAGTTCACGCTGTTTTATTCAATACGGAAATAATTCAATGGATATAGTAAAAATAAAGCCATCAGAGCTAATACCCGATGGCTTTCATTACTAAGACCTATCAAACCTTGGTTGCACCGTAATAAACTATACCTCTGCTTGAATCTATAGTCACTACCGATCCGCTTTTAAGAATATGTGTAGCATTATCAGCACCGACCACAACAGGTATCTCTAATGTAAGCCCTACTATTGCTGCATGGGAACCTATCCCGCCTTCTTCGGTAATAATTGCAGAAGCCCTCTTCATTACCGGCAGCATAGCATTATTTGTAAAAGGTACGACAAGTATGTTTCCATCTGTAAAGGTATTATCTGCTTCTTCTGCTGTTCTGGCAACACACAGCTCGCCTGTCACAGCTCCACCCCCGATTCCTGTCCCCTGTACCAGCACCTTACCTACTATGTGGACTTTTAATATGTTGGTTGTCCCACTGACACCTATTGGCACTCCCGCAGTAATAATAACAAGATCCCCATTGCTTACCAGGCCGGACTCCAACGCCTTTTCAACACCGGTGTCAAACATTTCATCCGTAGTTGATACTTCCCTGACAAGATAAGGAATTATACCCCATGACAGAGAGAGCTGACGCTGTACTTTAGGACTGACCGTTGTTGCTATTACCGGGCATGCAGGCCTGAATCTTGATATCATCCTTGCCGTATGCCCTGACTGCGTAACCGTGATTATAGCAGACGCTTTCAAATCAAGTGCTGTTGTACATGTTGCATGACTGATGGCATTTGTAACACTTGACTGCATTTCAGGCTGTTTGTTTGAAAAACGCTTCCAATAATCAATAGATTTTTCTGCTTTTTCTGCAATCTTTGACATTGTTTCAAGGCTTTCTACAGGATATTTGCCGGAAGCTGTCTCTCCTGAAAGCATTATCGCGCTTGTCCCGTCATATATTGCATTAGCTACATCACTTGCCTCTGCTCTGGTAGGCCTGGGGTTCCTAATCATAGAATCCAGCATTTGAGTAGCCGTAATTACAGGCTTTCCGTTTTTATAGCATTTTTCAATCAAAGCTTTCTGTACTACAGGTACCTCTTCTACAGGTATTTCTACCCCCAGGTCTCCTCTTGCTACCATTATGCCGTCAGAAACTTTGATTATATCGTCAAAATTTTGAATCCCTTCACGATTCTCTATCTTGGCAATAACTTTTATCTCCTGTCCGCCATGCTTTTCCAGTACTTTTCTTATCTCTATGACATCAGATGCTTTTCTGACAAAGGATGCGGCAATAAAATCAAAGTCATTTTCTATACCGAACTTTATATCTTCAATATCCTGTTGAGTCAATGAAGGCAGATGGATCTCCGCTCCGGGTACATTTATACCCTTATTGTTGCCTATAACTCCTCCGTTCAAAACCTTGCAGAATATATCCTTCTTCTTGATCTCTTCTACTTCCAGTTCTACTAACCCATCATTTATCAGTATACGGCTTCCTCTTTTTACATCCCTATACAATTCCTTATATGTAACAGTCGCTTTTGTATTGTCGCCAATGATATCTTCATTTACCAGAACAAATCTGTCGCCCTCCTTCAGGGTAACCTCTCCGGTTTCAAACCTTCCCGTCCTTATCTCAGGGCCTTTCGTATCAAGCAGGAGCGGAATAGGACGTCCAAAGCTTTCCCTGATCATTTTAAAGCTATCAACTCTTTTTTTATGCTGCTCATGTGTACCATGCGAAAAATTTATACGCGCAACATCCATTCCCTTTTCTATGAGCTTTTTCAGTATTTCCTCATT
This genomic window from Clostridia bacterium contains:
- the pyk gene encoding pyruvate kinase; this translates as MRKTKIICTLGPAVDNEEILKKLIEKGMDVARINFSHGTHEQHKKRVDSFKMIRESFGRPIPLLLDTKGPEIRTGRFETGEVTLKEGDRFVLVNEDIIGDNTKATVTYKELYRDVKRGSRILINDGLVELEVEEIKKKDIFCKVLNGGVIGNNKGINVPGAEIHLPSLTQQDIEDIKFGIENDFDFIAASFVRKASDVIEIRKVLEKHGGQEIKVIAKIENREGIQNFDDIIKVSDGIMVARGDLGVEIPVEEVPVVQKALIEKCYKNGKPVITATQMLDSMIRNPRPTRAEASDVANAIYDGTSAIMLSGETASGKYPVESLETMSKIAEKAEKSIDYWKRFSNKQPEMQSSVTNAISHATCTTALDLKASAIITVTQSGHTARMISRFRPACPVIATTVSPKVQRQLSLSWGIIPYLVREVSTTDEMFDTGVEKALESGLVSNGDLVIITAGVPIGVSGTTNILKVHIVGKVLVQGTGIGGGAVTGELCVARTAEEADNTFTDGNILVVPFTNNAMLPVMKRASAIITEEGGIGSHAAIVGLTLEIPVVVGADNATHILKSGSVVTIDSSRGIVYYGATKV